From one Brachypodium distachyon strain Bd21 chromosome 4, Brachypodium_distachyon_v3.0, whole genome shotgun sequence genomic stretch:
- the LOC100841284 gene encoding glutamine--fructose-6-phosphate aminotransferase [isomerizing] 2 isoform X2: MSYDTTDQEQACEKFITVSSRTTPTSSPAEIDEKDVSLDSAFNVHAGIAHTRWATHGVPHPRNSHPQSSGPGDEFLVVHNGIITNYEVLKETLIRHGFTFESDTDTEVIPKLAKFVFDQAHDGEGDVTFSQVVNEVMRQLEGAYALIFKSPHYPNELIACKRGSTLILGVNELSDQNSGKSFHDVKALTTNGKPKELFFSSDLCAIVEHTKNYLAIEDNEIVHIKDGSVSILKFDQDKEKPASVQRALSVLEMEVEQIKKGSYDHFMQKEIHEQPHSLTTTMRGRLKDGGVLLGGLKEHLKTIRRSRRVVFIGCGTSYNAALAARTFLEELSGIPVTMEVASDLLDRQGPIYRDDTAVFVSQSGETADTLLALDYALENGALCVGITNTVGSSLSRKTHCGIHINAGCEIGVASTKAYTSQIVVMAMMALAIGSDQISSQARREAIISGLSSLPRYASEVLKLDSEMKELASSLIDSESLLVFGRGYNYATALEGALKVKEVALMHSEGMLAGEMKHGPLALVDENLPIIVIATRDACFSKQKSVIQQLLSRKGRLIVMCSKGDASVVSPSGSCRLIEVPEVADCLQPVINIIPLQLLAYHLTVLRGFNVDQPRNLAKSVTTQ, from the exons AGATTGATGAGAAGGATGTGAGCTTGGATTCTGCATTCAATGTGCATGCTGGAATTGCCCACACCAGGTGGGCTACGCACGGTGTGCCGCACCCCAGGAACAGCCACCCGCAATCTTCTGGTCCCGGTGATGAGTTCTTGGTCGTGCACAATGGCATCATCACAAACTATGAG GTCCTGAAGGAGACACTAATTCGGCATGGGTTCACCTTTGAGTCTGATACTGACACAGAAGTCATCCCTAAGCTAGCGAAGTTTGTTTTTGATCAGGCTCATGATGGAGAAG GTGATGTGACATTTAGCCAAGTTGTTAATGAAGTCATGAGGCAGCTTGAAGGGGCCTACGCCCTTATCTTTAAAAGTCCACACTATCCCAATGAGCTGATTGCATGCAAACGAGGCAGCACACTGATACTTGGCGTCAAT GAATTGAGTGATCAAAATAGTGGGAAATCGTTCCATGATGTCAAAGCCCTGACGACAAATGGAAAGCCCAAGGAGTTATTCTTCTCTAGTGATTTATGTGCTATTGTGGAGCACACCAAGAATTATTTAGCGATTGAAGATAATGAAATCGTTCATATTAAG GATGGCAGTGTGTCTATCCTTAAGTTTGACCAAGACAAAGAGAAGCCAGCATCTGTGCAACGAGCATTATCTGTTCTTGAGATGGAAGTTGAGCAAATAAAGAAAGGAAGCTATGACCACTTCATGCAAAAAGAAATCCATGAACAACCACATTCGCTGACAACAACCATGAGGGGTAGACTGAAGGATGGTGGAGTTCTTTTGGGTGGACTGAAGGAACACCTCAAAACAATTAGACGCAGTAGAAGAGTAGTCTTTATTGGGTGTGGTACTAGTTACAATGCTGCATTAGCTGCAAGAACTTTTCTGGAAGAACTGAGCG GTATTCCTGTAACTATGGAGGTCGCAAGTGACTTGCTGGACAGGCAAGGTCCCATCTACAGAGACGACACTGCAGTTTTTGTTAGCCAATCGGGGGAGACAGCAGATACTCTCCTTGCTCTTGATTATGCACTAGAAAATGGAGCACTTTGTGTTGGCATAACAAATACTGTTGGAAGCTCATTGTCAAGAAAAACACATTGTGGAATTCATATCAACGCTGGTTGTGAGATTGGCGTTGCTAGCACTAAG GCATACACAAGTCAAATAGTAGTCATGGCAATGATGGCCTTGGCTATTGGATCTGACCAAATATCTTCTCAGGCTAGAAGGGAAGCTATCATCAGTGGTCTTTCCAGTCTCCCAA GGTATGCCAGTGAAGTTCTGAAACTTGATTCGGAAATGAAGGAACTTGCCTCTTCATTGATCGACTCAGAGTCCCTCCTCGTCTTTGGAAGAGGTTATAACTATGCCACTGCCTTGGAGGGTGCTCTGAAAGTTAAGGAGGTTGCGCTCATGCACAGTGAAGGCATGCTTGCTGGCGAGATGAAGCACGGCCCGCTAGCACTAGTGGATGAAAACCTTCCCATTATCGTCATCGCAACACGCGATGCATGCTTCAG CAAGCAAAAGTCGGTGATCCAGCAGCTCCTTTCTCGCAAGGGGCGTCTGATTGTGATGTGCTCAAAGGGAGATGCATCTGTCGTTAGTCCCAGCGGATCTTGCAGACTGATCGAAGTCCCAGAGGTTGCCGACTGTCTCCAGCCTGTGATTAACATTATACCATTACAG TTGCTTGCATACCATCTGACTGTTCTTCGTGGATTCAACGTCGACCAACCGAGGAATCTGGCAAAGAGTGTGACTACACAGTAA
- the LOC100824018 gene encoding neo-calmodulin: MDDLSKEQIAEFREAFSLFDKDGDGTITTAELGTVMKSLGQHPTEAELRDMVEEVDADGSGAIDFEEFLSLVARQMRGEGDADAEEELREAFRVFDKDSSGAISLDELRSVMKNLGEKLSEDELNEMLHEADVDGDGQINYKEFAKVMMAKRRQNMEEERGGDHHGSDHSHGGGCPSCTIL, encoded by the exons ATGGACGATCTTTCCAAGGAGCAGATCGCCGAGTTCCGGGAGGCCTTCAGCCTCTTCGACAAGGACGGCGATG GGACGATCACGACGGCGGAGCTGGGGACGGTGATGAAGTCTTTGGGGCAGCACCCGACGGAGGCGGAGCTGCGGGACAtggtggaggaggtggacgCGGACGGGAGCGGCGCCATAGATTTTGAGGAGTTTTTGAGCCTGGTGGCGCGGCAGATGCGCGGGGAAGGGGACGCggacgccgaggaggagctccgggaGGCGTTCCGGGTGTTCGACAAGGACAGCAGCGGCGCCATCTCCCTGGACGAGCTCCGCTCCGTCATGAAGAACCTCGGCGAGAAGCTCTCCGAGGACGAGCTCAACGAGATGCTCCACGAGGCcgacgtcgacggcgacggccagATCAACTACAAGGAGTTCGCCAAGGTCATGATGGCCAA ACGGCGGCAGAAtatggaagaagagaggggcgGCGATCATCACGGGTCGGATCACTCTCATGGGGGCGGTTGCCCCTCATGTACAATCCTCTAA